A window from Populus trichocarpa isolate Nisqually-1 chromosome 3, P.trichocarpa_v4.1, whole genome shotgun sequence encodes these proteins:
- the LOC7481192 gene encoding GEM-like protein 5 isoform X2 has protein sequence MCRFLCFPPLPSIQFHLVKMTGTPQETETQQVSSATVTEESHPNDHPPASDEKPNKWGTHIMGPAAAPNVHPDNQQAALWNASEHQQIPEHPYLVYTPIDKSEKSTQKSFEPVIHKFQEWGKKAETVARNMWHNLSTGPSVPQTAWGKVNLTAKAITEGGFESLFKHIFETDPNEKLKKTFACYLSTSTGPVAGTLYLSTARVAFCSDRPLCHTAPSGEEAWSYYKVMIPLDKISTVSSEIMLENPSRKYIQIVSTDGHDFWFMGFVNFEKALQNLSESVSSFKEAGIAIQPVVA, from the exons ATGTGCcgttttttgtgttttccccCTTTACCTTCCATTCAATTCCATTTAGTAAAGATGACAGGCACTCCTCAAGAGACAGAAACCCAACAAGTATCATCTGCCACTGTCACGGAGGAATCCCACCCTAATGATCACCCACCAGCATCGGATGAGAAACCCAATAAATGGGGCACCCACATCATGGGACCAGCAGCAGCTCCTAACGTCCACCCTGACAACCAACAGGCTGCCTTATGGAATGCCAGTGAGCACCAGCAAATCCCCGAGCACCCATACCTGGTTTATACTCCCATTGACAAATCAGAAAAGTCAACCCAGAAATCTTTTGAACCTGTGATCCATAAGTTTCAGGAATGGGGCAAGAAGGCAGAGACCGTAGCCCGTAACATGTGGCACAATC TTAGCACAGGGCCATCTGTGCCACAAACTGCCTGGGGTAAGGTAAACCTGACGGCGAAAGCAATAACAGAGGGTGGCTTTGAGTCTCTCTTCAAGCATATATTTGAAACCGATCCTAATGAGAAGCTGAAGAAGACTTTTGCTTGTTACCTCTCAACATCTACTGGCCCTGTTGCCGGGACGCTCTATCTATCAACTGCTCGAGTCGCGTTCTGCAGCGACCGTCCTCTGTGCCATACTGCTCCTTCAGGGGAGGAGGCCTGGAGCTACTACAAG GTTATGATACCCTTGGACAAAATAAGCACAGTCAGCTCGGAGATCATGCTGGAAAATCCATCAAGGAAGTACATTCAAATTGTCAGCACCGATGGGCACGACTTCTGGTTTATGGGTTTCGTTAATTTCGAGAAAGCCTTGCAAAATCTATCAGAGAGCGTGTCGAGTTTCAAGGAAGCAGGAATTGCAATTCAACCAGTTGTTGCTTAG